A stretch of Campylobacter gracilis DNA encodes these proteins:
- the serS gene encoding serine--tRNA ligase yields MINLKLIETNFDEFNKKLIAKKVPPQTLQTLLDAYNELKSKKTELENLQAVQNAKSKELGLAAREGKDVGALKSQLEENKQKIQSLSELVNEREQSLEAIAACVPNIIDDDVPIGANENENVCIKKVLDPRTFDFAPKQHFDLGEALGWLDFERGVKLSGSRFTAIRGLGAKLNMALINYMIEFNNSRGFELVNMPFLVRDQILYGTGQLPKFKDDLYHVDDEEQNLYLIPTSEVTATNLFSDEILRSEELPIKLTSYSHCFRKEAGSAGRDTRGMIRQHQFEKVELVAITRPEDSAKMLEEMISCASDLLASLGLPHRHMLLCSGDLGFSAAKTVDLEVWLPGQNQYREISSISNCRDFQARRAKIRFKDGKKNSLVHTLNGSSLAVGRTLIAVMENYQRKDGSIEIPHVLEKYM; encoded by the coding sequence ATGATAAATTTAAAACTTATCGAGACAAATTTCGACGAATTTAATAAAAAACTCATCGCCAAAAAAGTCCCGCCGCAAACCCTGCAAACGCTACTAGATGCCTACAACGAGCTAAAATCTAAAAAGACGGAGTTAGAGAATCTTCAAGCTGTGCAAAACGCAAAGAGCAAGGAGCTCGGCCTCGCCGCACGCGAGGGCAAGGACGTAGGCGCGCTAAAATCGCAGCTTGAGGAAAACAAGCAAAAGATCCAAAGCCTAAGCGAGCTCGTAAATGAGCGCGAGCAGAGCCTAGAAGCGATCGCCGCGTGCGTACCGAATATCATCGACGACGACGTGCCGATCGGCGCGAACGAGAACGAAAACGTCTGTATCAAAAAGGTGCTTGATCCGCGCACATTCGACTTCGCGCCCAAGCAGCACTTCGATCTCGGCGAGGCGCTGGGATGGCTTGATTTCGAGCGCGGCGTCAAACTCAGCGGCAGCCGCTTTACCGCGATCCGAGGTCTTGGCGCAAAGCTGAATATGGCTCTCATCAACTACATGATCGAATTTAACAACTCGCGCGGCTTCGAGCTCGTAAATATGCCGTTTTTGGTGCGCGATCAGATCCTCTACGGTACGGGCCAGCTGCCTAAATTTAAAGACGACCTCTACCACGTGGACGACGAGGAGCAAAACCTCTACCTGATCCCTACTAGCGAGGTTACGGCGACGAATCTCTTTAGCGATGAAATTTTACGTAGCGAGGAGCTGCCGATCAAGCTCACCAGCTACAGCCACTGCTTTCGCAAGGAGGCGGGTTCGGCGGGGCGCGATACGCGCGGCATGATCCGCCAGCATCAGTTCGAAAAGGTCGAGCTCGTCGCCATCACGCGCCCAGAGGATAGCGCAAAGATGCTTGAGGAGATGATTTCGTGCGCGAGCGATCTGCTAGCTAGCCTTGGCCTTCCGCACAGACACATGCTGCTTTGCAGCGGCGATCTGGGCTTTAGCGCCGCAAAGACCGTGGATTTGGAGGTTTGGCTACCGGGACAGAACCAATACAGAGAGATCAGCTCGATCAGCAACTGTCGCGATTTTCAGGCGCGTAGAGCCAAGATCCGCTTCAAAGACGGCAAGAAAAACAGCCTCGTTCACACGCTAAACGGCTCCTCGCTCGCGGTCGGCCGCACGCTGATCGCGGTGATGGAAAATTACCAGCGCAAGGACGGCAGCATCGAAATCCCGCACGTTTTAGAAAAATATATGTAG
- a CDS encoding pentapeptide repeat-containing protein, with the protein MRKPYKNPNSNVRFAFVGFCAEKFRKRGVEFFALQNTGFFATKFGSTKFCSAEPGARDAKLRDFKFCNETLRHTRQIRQSRHSHFKFHDEKFDGAKFTTYGTEFLGANFRGAEFCKSKFRTRGVKFYKAELRETGFLACTAKFYAAKFHGVKFQEMKFQTLNLELKIKFNAAKFGGVKFRDGALLKFAAAKGLRRGPSLCAAAPFKFTALQNAGFFARKFDETEFCDVKFHKVRLRHARFCGAEFAAKGEKFCGMKRRGAGA; encoded by the coding sequence GTGCGAAAGCCTTACAAAAACCCCAATTCTAACGTCCGCTTCGCATTCGTTGGATTTTGCGCGGAAAAATTTAGAAAGCGCGGCGTTGAATTTTTTGCGCTGCAAAACACAGGATTTTTTGCAACAAAATTTGGTAGCACGAAATTTTGCAGCGCAGAGCCCGGGGCACGCGATGCCAAGCTTCGCGATTTTAAATTTTGCAATGAAACGCTTCGTCATACGCGACAAATTCGGCAATCACGGCACTCACATTTTAAATTTCACGACGAGAAATTTGATGGCGCGAAATTTACAACCTACGGAACGGAATTTTTAGGAGCAAACTTTCGTGGCGCGGAATTCTGCAAATCAAAATTTAGGACACGCGGCGTCAAATTTTACAAAGCAGAATTGCGCGAGACGGGTTTTTTAGCTTGCACTGCGAAATTTTATGCGGCTAAATTTCACGGCGTGAAATTTCAGGAGATGAAGTTCCAGACGCTAAATTTAGAGCTTAAAATAAAATTTAACGCAGCGAAATTCGGCGGGGTAAAATTCCGCGATGGCGCGCTTTTAAAATTTGCCGCCGCAAAAGGGCTGCGACGCGGTCCTAGTCTTTGCGCCGCTGCGCCTTTTAAATTTACTGCGCTGCAAAACGCGGGATTTTTTGCAAGAAAATTTGACGAAACGGAATTTTGCGACGTAAAATTTCATAAAGTAAGATTGCGCCACGCAAGATTTTGCGGCGCAGAATTTGCGGCGAAGGGCGAGAAATTTTGCGGCATGAAACGGCGCGGAGCGGGCGCGTGA
- the rsfS gene encoding ribosome silencing factor, whose product MKIALFGGSFDPPHAGHDVAVKAILSSLKPDLLVIMPSFLNPFKKSFSAPPQLRLRWCRALWSDASHVEVSDYEISQNVPVPTIQSVKFLLEKYGIHDKITAETAATASKTPTAVTDRALPDGVNIAGEICADAHISGSAGEILPSKADRTLPYGIAKISSDNACTAINTDRVSISANAKNKILQGSVADEILICNGSKTKGISQSTASGISGGCKSNAGGANDVSKILSADKISSVVASKVSDIAMREISNSVGGEISSISKIPSTVRNEILSADASEITNASVISSPVASEIPSDNANCMADIGDANCVGSANSAGDTGGVNCMNGANDMHDASDVSSADEASKANSASGTDTISKLYIVVGADNLAELHKWRDFSELQKLAEFVVLTRPGYEIPRQWAALRRIEIAVDTSSSGFRRDFKGEIPPKIAAEVIKFYKRKDMQDPKQRAERIAEILNEKKAEDIQIIDMSEREYIAKLVVIATTLTSRHAASLIEELKSVLKPLGEEFLAIESGDEWSVVDLGDIIVHLISEAYRAKYNIEDFLDKLKKEQF is encoded by the coding sequence GTGAAGATCGCGCTTTTCGGCGGCAGTTTCGATCCGCCGCACGCAGGACACGACGTCGCGGTAAAGGCGATTTTATCGAGCTTAAAGCCCGATTTGCTGGTCATAATGCCGTCGTTTCTAAACCCGTTTAAAAAGAGCTTTTCAGCGCCGCCGCAGCTGCGGCTTAGATGGTGCCGCGCGCTGTGGAGCGACGCCTCGCATGTGGAGGTGAGCGATTATGAAATTTCGCAAAACGTGCCGGTACCCACGATACAAAGCGTGAAATTTCTGCTAGAAAAATACGGCATACACGACAAAATCACGGCGGAGACGGCAGCCACGGCGAGCAAAACCCCGACGGCCGTAACGGATAGGGCTCTACCTGACGGCGTAAATATCGCGGGAGAAATTTGCGCCGATGCTCATATTTCGGGCAGCGCAGGCGAAATTTTGCCCAGCAAGGCGGATAGGACTTTGCCGTACGGCATAGCTAAAATTTCAAGCGACAATGCCTGCACCGCCATTAATACGGATAGAGTAAGTATCTCCGCTAACGCAAAAAACAAAATTCTGCAAGGCAGCGTGGCAGATGAAATTTTGATCTGCAATGGAAGTAAAACAAAGGGGATTTCGCAAAGCACGGCGAGTGGAATTTCGGGCGGCTGCAAAAGTAATGCGGGCGGTGCAAACGACGTAAGCAAAATTTTAAGTGCAGATAAAATTTCAAGCGTCGTCGCAAGCAAAGTGTCCGATATCGCCATGAGAGAAATTTCAAACTCCGTCGGGGGCGAAATTTCGAGTATTAGCAAAATTCCGAGCACTGTCCGGAACGAAATTTTAAGCGCAGACGCGAGCGAAATCACAAATGCAAGCGTAATTTCAAGCCCCGTTGCAAGCGAAATTCCAAGCGACAATGCGAATTGTATGGCCGACATAGGCGACGCAAATTGCGTGGGTAGCGCAAATAGCGCAGGTGACACAGGCGGCGTAAATTGCATGAATGGCGCAAATGACATGCATGACGCGAGCGATGTGAGCAGTGCAGATGAAGCAAGCAAAGCAAATAGTGCAAGCGGCACGGATACAATATCAAAGCTCTACATCGTCGTGGGTGCCGACAACCTAGCCGAGCTTCATAAATGGCGCGATTTTAGCGAGCTGCAAAAATTAGCGGAGTTTGTAGTGCTTACGAGACCCGGCTACGAGATCCCGCGGCAATGGGCGGCTCTAAGGCGCATCGAGATTGCCGTAGATACAAGCTCAAGCGGTTTTAGGCGAGATTTCAAAGGCGAAATCCCACCCAAGATCGCAGCAGAGGTCATAAAATTTTATAAAAGGAAAGATATGCAAGATCCAAAGCAAAGGGCGGAGCGGATCGCCGAAATTTTAAACGAAAAGAAAGCCGAAGATATCCAGATCATCGATATGAGTGAGCGCGAATACATCGCAAAGCTCGTAGTAATCGCTACTACGCTAACCTCTCGCCACGCAGCCTCGCTTATCGAGGAGCTAAAAAGCGTGCTAAAGCCGCTCGGCGAGGAGTTTTTGGCTATTGAAAGCGGCGATGAGTGGAGCGTCGTCGATCTCGGCGACATCATAGTCCATCTCATCAGCGAGGCTTACCGCGCCAAATACAATATCGAGGACTTCCTCGACAAGCTCAAAAAAGAGCAATTTTAA
- a CDS encoding sodium-dependent transporter: MPRQTWSSKLTYILTVAGATIGFGCTWRFPYLVGENGGGAYVLVFCIAMIVLGIPMILVENVIGRRALRNCVDAFTAPKKDGSRIKPAWKIVGIMGVIGAFGILAYYMVLGGWVLTYIVNIVSGNFDLSARITDPTFTQKFYADHIENSPLGVGGYTIVFIAINWYILKNGIIEGIEKFVKFLMPALFLCFIAVILTNLTLEGAKEGVKFYLGVDFAKITPKLLIDVLGQVFFALSLGFGVMITLSSFLNKDEKLMQTATITAVVNTLIAVLAGFMIFPSLFSAGLEPSSGSSLVFKSLPIAFSHMPFGNAVAVVFLSILLIAALTTSITIYQVIINFVEERFSFSTLKAVNLTLGGVFVLGNLPCILSSSVLADFKILGRSVFDAFDFVSANVFFVLTALLCCIYVGWVLKKDAIYEVTNEGDLGARLAGVWFLYVKFILPLIIAVIFGYGIFG; the protein is encoded by the coding sequence GTGCCGAGACAGACCTGGAGCAGCAAGCTCACATATATTTTAACCGTCGCGGGCGCCACGATCGGCTTTGGTTGCACGTGGCGGTTTCCGTATTTAGTCGGCGAAAACGGCGGCGGCGCCTACGTGCTCGTATTTTGCATCGCGATGATCGTGCTTGGCATCCCGATGATCTTGGTAGAAAACGTCATCGGACGTCGCGCGCTAAGGAACTGCGTCGATGCCTTCACAGCGCCTAAAAAGGACGGCTCGCGCATAAAGCCCGCTTGGAAGATCGTAGGTATCATGGGCGTAATCGGCGCGTTTGGAATTTTGGCCTACTATATGGTTCTTGGCGGCTGGGTGCTAACCTACATCGTAAACATCGTAAGCGGCAACTTCGACCTCTCCGCGCGGATCACAGATCCCACATTTACGCAGAAATTCTACGCAGATCACATCGAAAATAGCCCGCTTGGCGTCGGAGGCTACACGATCGTTTTCATAGCGATCAACTGGTATATTTTGAAAAACGGCATCATCGAAGGGATCGAAAAATTCGTAAAATTTCTAATGCCCGCGCTATTTTTGTGCTTCATCGCAGTAATCCTTACAAATTTAACGCTCGAAGGCGCAAAGGAAGGCGTGAAATTTTACCTCGGCGTCGATTTTGCAAAGATCACGCCTAAGCTTTTGATCGACGTTTTGGGACAGGTCTTTTTCGCGCTCTCGCTCGGATTCGGCGTGATGATCACGCTGTCTAGCTTTTTAAACAAAGACGAGAAGCTAATGCAAACAGCCACCATCACCGCAGTCGTAAACACCCTCATCGCCGTGCTTGCGGGCTTTATGATCTTCCCGTCGCTCTTTAGCGCGGGGCTTGAGCCGAGCAGCGGCTCGTCACTGGTTTTTAAAAGCCTTCCGATCGCGTTTTCGCACATGCCGTTCGGCAACGCCGTCGCGGTGGTCTTTCTCTCGATCCTGCTCATCGCCGCGCTTACGACGTCAATCACGATCTATCAGGTCATCATAAATTTCGTCGAGGAGCGCTTCTCATTTTCAACGCTAAAGGCGGTAAATTTAACGCTCGGTGGCGTCTTCGTGCTCGGCAACCTGCCCTGCATACTCTCAAGCAGCGTACTTGCGGACTTTAAAATTCTGGGGCGCTCGGTTTTCGACGCCTTCGACTTCGTAAGCGCGAACGTATTTTTCGTGCTAACGGCGCTTCTATGCTGCATCTACGTAGGCTGGGTGCTAAAAAAGGATGCGATCTACGAGGTCACCAACGAAGGCGATCTCGGCGCGAGGCTCGCGGGAGTTTGGTTTTTATACGTCAAATTTATCCTGCCGCTCATCATCGCGGTGATCTTCGGATACGGGATTTTCGGCTAA
- a CDS encoding LysE family translocator gives MLLFFLTIFPISLMPGINMTYALNLGIARGYLRALPALLAQVLGVAAVALACIFGVAGILLAHPAALSAIKILGGAYIFYLGVATFLARGNFKPQKQKRSENIFFQGLVVAVSNPKAWIFFTALFPPFLDADNLFGARTFALVAILCASESICLSIYALGGAVLKNLLKTHLKYLEIFCSVLMCAIGLWMILG, from the coding sequence ATGCTTCTGTTTTTCCTTACGATCTTTCCGATATCGCTGATGCCGGGCATCAACATGACCTACGCGCTAAATCTCGGCATCGCGCGCGGCTATCTTAGGGCGCTGCCTGCGTTGCTGGCGCAGGTGCTAGGCGTCGCAGCCGTGGCGCTTGCGTGCATATTCGGCGTCGCGGGCATTCTGCTTGCGCACCCTGCGGCACTTAGCGCGATTAAAATTCTAGGCGGCGCGTATATTTTTTATCTGGGCGTTGCGACCTTTTTGGCGCGCGGAAATTTCAAGCCGCAAAAACAAAAGCGCAGCGAAAATATCTTCTTCCAAGGCCTCGTAGTCGCGGTCTCAAACCCCAAGGCGTGGATATTTTTCACCGCGCTCTTTCCGCCGTTTTTGGACGCGGATAATCTTTTCGGTGCGCGCACCTTCGCCCTCGTGGCGATCTTGTGCGCCAGCGAAAGCATCTGCCTCAGCATCTACGCGCTGGGCGGAGCGGTGCTAAAAAATCTGCTAAAAACTCATCTGAAATACCTCGAAATTTTCTGCTCGGTGCTGATGTGTGCGATCGGGCTGTGGATGATTTTGGGCTAA
- the sodB gene encoding superoxide dismutase [Fe], with product MLKLRELPFDAAHNAVVSKQTCDYHHGKHHATYVANLNKLTESGEFAGKGLYEIVTASSGGLFNNAAQVYNHDFYWDCIAKPSEPSVELKSALAENFADFKSEFLAAATAHFGSGWVWLAYDPKSGKLCIKATQNAATPVTEGLVPLLVVDVWEHAYYIDEHNARPKYLEKFYAGINWEFVSSAYEWAKKEGLGSVKFYIDELHGRD from the coding sequence ATGCTTAAACTTAGAGAGTTGCCGTTCGATGCGGCGCACAACGCGGTCGTAAGCAAGCAAACCTGTGATTATCACCATGGTAAGCACCACGCGACCTATGTGGCAAATTTAAATAAACTTACCGAATCGGGCGAGTTTGCAGGCAAGGGGCTTTACGAGATCGTAACGGCTTCTAGCGGCGGGCTTTTCAATAACGCAGCGCAGGTTTACAACCACGATTTTTACTGGGATTGCATCGCAAAGCCTAGCGAGCCGTCTGTGGAGCTAAAATCGGCGCTAGCGGAAAATTTTGCGGATTTTAAAAGCGAGTTTTTGGCTGCTGCTACGGCGCATTTCGGCTCGGGCTGGGTGTGGCTCGCTTACGATCCGAAATCGGGCAAGCTTTGCATTAAAGCGACCCAAAACGCCGCTACGCCGGTGACCGAGGGGCTCGTGCCGCTTCTAGTCGTGGACGTTTGGGAGCACGCGTATTACATCGATGAGCACAATGCGCGCCCGAAATATTTGGAAAAATTCTACGCAGGCATCAACTGGGAGTTCGTCTCAAGCGCCTACGAATGGGCTAAAAAAGAGGGTCTCGGCTCTGTGAAATTTTACATCGACGAGCTTCACGGCAGAGATTAA
- the ribH gene encoding 6,7-dimethyl-8-ribityllumazine synthase — protein MKIIEGLLALKGSEKILIINARFNHIITDRLVEGAHDAFLRHGGKEENLSLMLVPGAFEIPLALEKALSSKLYDAVVCLGAVIRGSTPHFDYVSAEVSKGIANTMLKYGAPVTFGVLTTDNIEQAIERAGSKAGNKGFEAMSGAIELLSLFRNIKA, from the coding sequence ATGAAAATCATCGAAGGCTTGCTTGCTCTTAAGGGCAGCGAAAAAATTCTAATCATCAACGCCCGCTTCAACCACATCATCACCGATCGCCTAGTCGAAGGGGCGCATGATGCGTTTTTGCGCCACGGCGGCAAGGAGGAAAATTTAAGCCTGATGCTTGTTCCTGGCGCTTTTGAGATCCCGCTCGCGCTTGAAAAGGCGCTAAGCTCCAAGCTCTACGACGCCGTCGTCTGCCTAGGCGCGGTGATCCGCGGCTCTACACCGCATTTTGACTACGTAAGCGCCGAGGTAAGTAAGGGGATCGCAAACACCATGCTAAAATACGGCGCACCCGTGACTTTCGGCGTGCTGACTACCGATAATATCGAGCAAGCGATCGAGCGTGCAGGCTCAAAGGCCGGCAACAAGGGCTTTGAGGCGATGAGCGGCGCGATCGAGCTTCTAAGCCTATTTCGCAACATAAAGGCGTAA
- the pyrF gene encoding orotidine-5'-phosphate decarboxylase — MKLCIALDMSSKQECLQLAERLADFSDKIWLKIGLRTYLRDGAGFIEELKKLGNFKIFLDLKLYDIPNTMADAAEEIAKLSIDMINVHASSGKRAMATVMQRLDKLGSRPLVLAVSALTSFDQAEFSAVYEQNLNDAVRKFSVMSYEAGLDGMVCSAYESRLIKDATSAKFITLCPGVRPFGESAADQKRVADLGVAREARADFIVVGRPIYQSADPHEICERILGQI; from the coding sequence GTGAAGCTCTGCATCGCGCTTGATATGAGCTCGAAGCAGGAGTGTTTACAGCTGGCGGAGCGGCTGGCGGACTTTTCGGATAAAATTTGGCTCAAAATTGGACTGCGAACTTATTTGCGCGACGGTGCGGGATTTATAGAGGAACTAAAAAAGCTTGGAAATTTTAAAATTTTCCTCGATCTAAAGCTCTACGACATCCCAAACACGATGGCTGATGCCGCCGAGGAGATTGCAAAGCTTAGCATAGATATGATAAACGTGCACGCAAGCAGCGGCAAGCGCGCGATGGCTACGGTGATGCAGCGACTGGACAAGCTCGGTTCGCGCCCGCTGGTGCTCGCAGTTTCGGCGCTAACGAGCTTTGATCAGGCTGAATTTAGTGCGGTTTACGAGCAAAATTTAAACGACGCCGTGCGTAAATTTAGCGTGATGAGCTATGAAGCGGGGCTTGACGGTATGGTCTGCTCGGCATACGAAAGCCGCCTGATAAAGGACGCAACGAGCGCAAAATTTATCACGCTTTGCCCGGGCGTAAGGCCGTTTGGCGAGAGCGCGGCAGATCAAAAGCGAGTAGCGGATCTAGGCGTCGCGCGCGAGGCGAGGGCTGATTTTATCGTGGTAGGTCGTCCGATTTATCAAAGCGCCGATCCGCACGAAATTTGCGAGCGGATTTTGGGTCAAATTTAG
- a CDS encoding DUF3108 domain-containing protein encodes MKFFAILILCASALFGETISAKYEISFGVFGAVGSANTRLVREDDRYEIVMDAVAQGVAGSLSGQRRESFRSKGRVVAGLLMPDLYVHEVSRKKGKTTKNERKTYAFDYARKTIKFQKFKGTGGELQLVSDEILPYFATNDLLSLFFNFSKIPHSGDKFFVRAAGAKSADGRIDIERPRGSAAANIASELGVAPPSDADTNSGAAASASSSGADTKTGATDANFKGRGAGTDKQATAIYVVFINQPIFSSSRGELHLSLNERGYADRAVLKDVLLFGDIRARLVE; translated from the coding sequence ATGAAATTTTTTGCTATTTTGATTTTATGCGCGAGTGCGCTTTTTGGCGAGACGATCAGCGCGAAATATGAGATTTCGTTCGGCGTTTTCGGCGCGGTCGGCAGTGCAAATACGCGGCTCGTGCGCGAAGACGATCGCTACGAGATCGTCATGGACGCCGTTGCGCAGGGCGTCGCGGGCAGCCTAAGCGGACAAAGGCGCGAGAGCTTCCGCTCAAAGGGGCGCGTCGTGGCGGGGCTTTTGATGCCCGATCTCTACGTCCACGAGGTCTCGCGCAAAAAGGGTAAAACGACGAAAAACGAGCGCAAAACCTACGCATTCGACTATGCGCGCAAAACGATAAAATTTCAAAAGTTCAAGGGCACGGGCGGCGAGCTACAGCTCGTAAGCGACGAAATTTTGCCCTACTTCGCGACGAACGACCTGCTGAGTTTGTTTTTCAATTTCTCTAAAATCCCGCACTCAGGCGATAAATTTTTCGTCCGAGCCGCGGGCGCAAAGAGCGCTGACGGAAGGATCGACATCGAAAGACCGCGCGGAAGCGCCGCCGCAAATATCGCGAGCGAGCTTGGCGTCGCGCCGCCTAGCGATGCGGATACAAACTCCGGCGCAGCGGCAAGCGCAAGCTCTAGCGGAGCAGATACGAAAACCGGCGCAACGGACGCAAATTTTAAAGGGCGCGGCGCGGGCACAGATAAACAGGCTACGGCGATCTACGTGGTTTTCATCAACCAGCCGATATTTTCGAGCAGCCGAGGCGAACTGCACCTGAGCCTAAACGAGCGCGGCTACGCCGATCGCGCCGTTTTGAAGGACGTGTTGCTCTTCGGCGACATCCGCGCGCGGCTCGTGGAATGA
- a CDS encoding pentapeptide repeat-containing protein: MDKVRFEESKKLLNEGRQNLKQKLRKGASAEIFDDADLSDATDRSSLNLNDTNLSSKSFKNANFNQTDLKLQANYLCAANFRDRNLNGTNLNSKDEVKFQNLNSGCISSRGAKTRDYDKEPLVIKDYMPIVNIIAIVALLCFAMFINLVSNIPYDRKVANILLTAPLVARALKGFSQHYGRKFIFLNSSIKCIKSGEQLVMKFDDILYFKKTFALVYESETRKYTETERIIGKICLAIYVIAYIYGAIFDDSMIVFIMLFCCMGAIIFLFIPQMIFHLFKGGLFSCRFVDALIIDALYNKFFIFIPTNKEYNELKKYMKLKFNKDLDAPNYLLRVKNF, encoded by the coding sequence TTGGATAAAGTGCGGTTTGAGGAATCTAAAAAGCTTCTAAACGAGGGGCGCCAGAACTTAAAGCAAAAGCTTCGAAAGGGCGCTAGCGCCGAAATTTTTGACGATGCGGATTTAAGCGATGCAACGGATCGCAGCTCATTAAATTTAAACGATACAAATTTGAGTAGTAAAAGCTTTAAAAATGCGAATTTTAATCAAACAGACCTCAAATTGCAAGCCAATTATCTTTGCGCCGCAAATTTCCGAGATAGAAATTTAAACGGCACGAATTTAAACTCAAAAGATGAGGTAAAATTTCAAAATTTAAACTCGGGCTGTATTTCATCGCGGGGCGCTAAAACTCGTGATTACGACAAAGAGCCGTTGGTCATCAAAGACTATATGCCGATCGTAAATATTATAGCTATAGTAGCGTTGCTTTGTTTTGCTATGTTTATAAATTTAGTGTCCAACATCCCTTATGATAGAAAAGTTGCGAATATTCTGCTTACCGCACCTTTGGTTGCTAGGGCTCTTAAGGGTTTTTCGCAGCATTACGGAAGGAAATTTATATTTTTAAACTCAAGCATAAAATGTATAAAATCAGGCGAGCAGCTCGTAATGAAATTTGATGATATTTTATATTTTAAAAAAACTTTCGCACTTGTTTATGAAAGCGAGACACGAAAATATACGGAAACGGAAAGAATCATAGGAAAAATCTGCCTCGCTATATACGTAATCGCTTATATTTATGGCGCGATATTTGATGACTCTATGATAGTCTTTATAATGTTATTTTGCTGCATGGGAGCGATTATCTTTCTTTTTATACCGCAAATGATTTTTCATCTGTTTAAGGGCGGATTATTTTCATGTAGGTTTGTCGATGCTTTAATTATAGACGCGCTTTACAATAAATTTTTTATATTTATACCCACTAATAAAGAATATAACGAGCTTAAAAAATATATGAAACTAAAATTTAATAAAGACCTAGACGCGCCAAATTATCTTTTAAGAGTTAAAAATTTTTAA
- a CDS encoding thiamine phosphate synthase: protein MLDLELASRITIITNRVLCGGEAALLARIADFAAAGVGEIVVREKDLDEAAYAALFENILRACEFYDRADRLSFDADRACPHEISPNEIRAAKFDAAEAHEEGFGTDAARSDGIFAEEVCARTIPHKIYDDRACVVQTLVGGLNASAVCADKISLYERDEDEVLQKKLDLGDGKSELCADTARKHGAATDEIRSKNSACVLDEILSENFTSAANCENDSAPGEISLRGVVCETKPAVEIARSAANAESMQGAQSTENVNDVHSAKNAGSSQSTQYTESSESIEGVENLQSVKEAENSQSVEGARSAESARRPPAIFVHNFADFALRAGERNLWLPLGVLRSFSAARGAEFLRANFKKLVASCHSEAEAREALELGASAICLSHIFATDCKAGLMPKGLNLIRAVRGFYGGEIYALGGITPRNFASVLRAGADRIAVMSSAMAARDASDFIRKFKK, encoded by the coding sequence ATGCTAGATTTGGAGCTTGCTTCGCGCATTACGATCATCACTAACCGCGTGCTCTGCGGCGGTGAGGCGGCGCTGCTCGCGCGTATAGCGGATTTTGCCGCGGCGGGCGTAGGCGAGATCGTCGTGCGCGAAAAGGATTTAGACGAAGCGGCCTATGCGGCGCTATTTGAGAATATACTGCGCGCTTGCGAGTTCTACGATCGCGCAGACCGGCTCAGCTTTGACGCGGATCGAGCTTGCCCGCATGAAATTTCGCCGAATGAAATCCGCGCCGCCAAATTTGATGCGGCAGAAGCGCACGAAGAGGGGTTTGGCACGGATGCGGCTCGCTCGGACGGAATTTTCGCAGAGGAAGTTTGCGCGCGCACGATTCCGCATAAAATTTACGACGATCGAGCCTGCGTCGTCCAAACCCTCGTAGGCGGATTGAACGCGAGCGCGGTCTGCGCGGATAAAATTTCGCTCTACGAGCGCGACGAGGACGAAGTTTTGCAAAAAAAGCTCGATTTGGGCGACGGCAAGAGCGAGCTTTGCGCGGATACAGCCCGCAAGCACGGTGCCGCTACAGATGAGATACGGTCTAAAAATTCCGCTTGCGTTTTAGATGAAATTTTGTCTGAAAATTTTACTAGCGCTGCAAACTGCGAGAATGATAGCGCGCCGGGTGAAATTTCGCTTCGCGGCGTCGTATGCGAAACAAAACCCGCGGTTGAGATCGCACGGAGTGCAGCAAATGCGGAAAGTATGCAGGGTGCGCAAAGTACAGAAAATGTGAATGATGTGCATAGTGCAAAAAATGCGGGGAGCTCGCAGAGCACGCAGTACACGGAAAGCTCGGAAAGTATAGAGGGCGTAGAAAATTTACAGAGCGTGAAAGAGGCGGAGAACTCGCAGAGTGTGGAGGGCGCGCGGAGCGCAGAGAGTGCAAGGCGCCCGCCCGCGATCTTTGTGCATAATTTTGCAGATTTTGCGCTGCGGGCGGGCGAGAGAAATTTATGGCTGCCGCTCGGGGTTTTGCGGAGCTTTAGTGCGGCGCGAGGGGCAGAGTTTTTGCGCGCAAATTTCAAAAAACTGGTCGCTTCCTGCCACAGCGAGGCGGAGGCGCGCGAGGCGCTGGAGCTGGGCGCGAGCGCGATCTGCTTGAGCCACATATTCGCGACCGATTGCAAGGCGGGGCTCATGCCGAAGGGGCTAAATTTGATCCGCGCCGTGCGTGGGTTTTACGGCGGCGAAATTTACGCGCTGGGCGGCATAACGCCGCGCAATTTTGCCTCCGTCCTACGCGCGGGAGCCGACAGGATCGCCGTTATGAGCTCAGCGATGGCAGCGCGGGACGCGAGCGATTTCATAAGAAAATTTAAGAAATGA